One Psychrosphaera aestuarii DNA window includes the following coding sequences:
- a CDS encoding esterase-like activity of phytase family protein, which translates to MLATSLLTFLASSLLSSHQPFIAEPTVLPLAQPALILKHKDRTQSGGFSALYLTPDCKNAWFISDYSQVDNAELAKQPVLRSQWFQTNNEFDEAGRIVDMTVKASGQLRDLNGKILSGAAESIVSYKNGFLVSLDDRGDLFFYTHMEQDQFSRELTSSNPSWQNNNPSLVNLALSAKPVLKIAQKQLGKGNSGLESITQLNSGEIVSIWEKFKLSEPTVPVRVVKPSGEVINSTYQATSSPKDAETLKSGDVIVMEKDWLGAKGSRLRLALINPEQFVSGTTITSQTLFDYTSTEYDNFEGMARCTVKGREWIYLVSDDNGDWPRKDVEDKGRSRQRTLFVGFEIDRLINSLNNK; encoded by the coding sequence ATGCTAGCAACATCTTTGCTTACTTTTTTGGCGTCATCTTTGTTGTCATCTCATCAGCCTTTTATCGCTGAGCCGACCGTGCTTCCTCTCGCACAACCCGCATTAATTCTTAAACATAAAGATAGAACCCAAAGTGGTGGTTTTAGCGCGCTTTATTTGACGCCTGACTGCAAAAATGCGTGGTTTATATCTGATTACAGCCAAGTAGACAACGCTGAGTTAGCAAAGCAACCTGTACTTCGTTCACAATGGTTCCAAACCAATAACGAATTTGACGAGGCAGGTAGGATAGTCGATATGACAGTGAAAGCGTCTGGTCAATTAAGAGATTTAAATGGCAAGATATTATCAGGCGCCGCAGAGTCAATAGTGTCATACAAGAACGGGTTTTTAGTCTCACTAGACGATCGTGGCGATTTGTTTTTCTATACGCATATGGAACAGGATCAATTTTCTAGGGAGCTAACATCGTCAAATCCCTCTTGGCAAAATAACAACCCATCCTTGGTTAATCTAGCGCTTAGTGCTAAACCAGTACTTAAGATAGCGCAAAAGCAACTAGGAAAGGGTAATTCGGGTTTAGAATCAATTACGCAATTAAACAGCGGCGAGATAGTTTCTATTTGGGAAAAATTTAAACTATCGGAACCGACCGTACCAGTTCGAGTCGTCAAGCCGTCTGGTGAAGTGATTAATAGCACTTATCAAGCAACCTCAAGTCCCAAAGATGCCGAAACCTTAAAAAGCGGAGACGTAATTGTAATGGAAAAAGACTGGCTTGGTGCGAAAGGCTCTAGGTTGCGTTTAGCCTTAATTAACCCAGAACAATTTGTAAGCGGCACTACAATCACAAGTCAGACATTATTTGATTACACGTCAACGGAGTATGATAATTTTGAGGGTATGGCTCGTTGTACAGTAAAGGGCAGGGAATGGATTTACTTAGTATCGGATGATAACGGTGATTGGCCGCGTAAGGATGTTGAAGACAAAGGTCGAAGTCGGCAGCGTACCTTATTTGTTGGTTTCGAAATTGATAGGCTTATAAATTCACTAAATAACAAATAA
- a CDS encoding Dps family protein: MTDINIGINAEDRSNIAEGLKKLLADSYTLYLQTHNFHWNVTGPQFRELHLMFEEHYQDLALAVDDIAERIRTLDFVAPGTYKEFARLSSIEEVEGVPEAGVMVDLLTKGHEQVVKTARHVLKIAQDADDESTAALVGDRMRVHEKNSWMLRATRK, from the coding sequence ATGACTGACATTAACATTGGAATTAATGCGGAAGACAGAAGTAATATTGCCGAAGGTTTAAAGAAGTTATTAGCTGATTCGTACACGTTATACTTACAAACTCACAATTTTCATTGGAACGTCACTGGCCCTCAGTTCCGTGAGTTACATTTAATGTTTGAAGAGCATTATCAAGACTTAGCGTTGGCCGTTGATGATATCGCAGAGCGTATTAGAACTTTAGACTTTGTAGCGCCCGGTACATACAAAGAGTTTGCTAGATTAAGCTCAATAGAAGAAGTGGAAGGCGTTCCAGAGGCCGGTGTTATGGTTGATTTATTGACTAAAGGCCACGAACAAGTAGTTAAGACAGCGAGACATGTTCTTAAAATTGCGCAAGATGCTGACGATGAATCAACAGCAGCTTTAGTGGGCGACCGAATGAGAGTCCATGAGAAAAACTCTTGGATGCTGCGAGCTACAAGAAAATAA